One genomic window of Diospyros lotus cultivar Yz01 chromosome 8, ASM1463336v1, whole genome shotgun sequence includes the following:
- the LOC127807179 gene encoding LRR receptor-like serine/threonine-protein kinase RGI5 — MAKPTLCFFFFLFFGLVSSLSPDGQALLSLLSGAGSSSKSSSPASVLPSWNPSSSTPCSWQGITCSPQNRVISISLPNTFLNLSSLPLQLASLSYLQLLNLSSTNISGSIPPSFGSFSHLRLLDLSSNSLYGAIPSELGRLGSLQFLFLNSNRLSGRIPQELANLSSLQVLCLQDNLLNGSIPSKLGSLVALQELRIGGNPFLSGEIPSELGFLTNLTTLGLAATGLSGVIPAKFGNLINLQTLALYDTEVFGSIPAELGLCSELRNLYLHMNKLTGSVPAQLGKLQKLTSLLVWGNSLTGPIPAELSNCSSLVVFDASANDLSSEIPGDLGKLGVLEQLHLSDNSLTGLIPWQLSNCTSLTALQLDKNQLSGPIPWQVGYLKLLQSFFLWGNSVSGTIPASFGNCTELYALDLSRNRITGSIPEEIFGLEKLSKLLLLGNSLSGGLPKSIAKCQSLVRLRLGENQLSGQIPKEIGQLQNLVFLDLYMNHFSGGLPSEIANVTVLELLDVHNNYLTGEIPSKLGELVNLEQLDLSRNSFTGGIPSSFGNFSYLNKLILNNNLLAGSIPKSIRYLQKLTLLDLSFNSLSGAIPPEIGYVTSLTISLDLSSNQFTSEIPEAVSGLTQLQSLDLSRNMLYGKITILSLLTSLTSLNISYNNFSGPIPVTPFFRTLSSNSFLENPNLCESLDGSTCSSRLIHRNGLKSEKTIALVAIILASVIMAIIASWIVLTRNHKYMLEKSLATAASSSGAEDFSYPWTFIPFQKLSFTINNILECLKDENVIGKGCSGVVYRAEMPNGDLIAVKKLWKTKKDEEPVDSFAAEIQILGHIRHRNIVKLLGYCSNKSVKLLLYNYISNGNLQQLLLGNRHLDWETRYKIAVGSAQGLAYLHHDCVPAILHRDVKCNNILLDSKFEAYLADFGLAKLMNSPNYHHAISRVAGSYGYIAPEYGYTMNITEKSDVYSYGVVLLEILTGRSAVEPQVGDGLHIVEWVKKKMGSFEPAVTILDSKLQGLPDQIVQEMLQTLGIAMFCVNSSPTERPTMKEVVALLMEVKSPPEEWGKTSQPLIKQSSNQS; from the exons ATGGCAAAACCCaccctttgtttcttctttttcctgtTCTTTGGACtggtttcttctctttctcctgACGGACAAGCCCTTCTCTCGCTTCTCTCCGGCGCCGGTTCCTCCTCCAAATCATCGTCTCCTGCCTCCGTTCTCCCCTCCTGGAACCCCTCAAGCTCCACGCCCTGTTCATGGCAGGGCATTACATGCTCGCCGCAGAACAGAGTCATCTCCATCTCCCTCCCGAATACATTCCTCAACCTCTCATCCCTTCCATTGCAACTCGCTTCCCTTTCCTATCTCCAACTCCTCAATCTCTCATCCACCAACATCTCCGGCTCCATCCCTCCCTCGTTCGGCTCCTTTTCCCATCTCCGGCTTCTCGACCTCTCTTCCAACTCTCTCTACGGCGCCATTCCGTCGGAGCTCGGCCGCCTCGGCTCGCTCCAGTTCCTTTTCCTGAATTCGAACCGTTTGTCCGGCCGGATTCCTCAAGAACTGGCCAATCTCTCCTCTCTGCAAGTCCTCTGTCTGCAGGACAATCTGCTCAACGGCTCGATTCCTTCGAAATTAGGCTCCTTGGTGGCCCTCCAGGAGCTCAGAATCGGGGGAAACCCTTTTCTGAGCGGTGAAATTCCGTCAGAATTGGGATTTCTCACCAATCTCACCACGCTAGGCTTAGCCGCAACGGGACTTTCAGGAGTCATTCCGGCCAAATTTGGGAACTTGATCAATCTCCAAACTCTAGCCCTTTATGATACTGAGGTATTTGGTTCGATTCCGGCCGAGCTCGGCCTCTGTTCGGAGCTACGGAACCTGTATTTGCACATGAACAAGCTCACCGGCTCAGTCCCTGCTCAGCTTGGAAAGCTGCAAAAACTTACTAGTTTGCTTGTATGGGGCAATTCACTCACTGGACCTATCCCGGCTGAGCTCTCCAACTGTTCTTCGCTTGTCGTTTTCGATGCCTCTGCCAATGATCTAAGCAGTGAGATACCGGGTGATTTGGGGAAGCTAGGGGTTCTTGAACAGCTTCATTTGTCTGACAATTCGCTGACGGGCCTAATACCGTGGCAGCTTAGTAATTGCACTAGCCTTACAGCTCTTCAGCTGGATAAGAACCAGCTATCAGGGCCAATTCCATGGCAGGTTGGGTATTTGAAGCTGTTGCAGAGTTTCTTCTTGTGGGGTAACTCAGTTTCGGGTACCATTCCAGCTTCATTCGGGAACTGTACCGAGCTCTACGCGCTCGACCTTTCAAGGAACAGGATTACAGGATCAATCCCAGAAGAGATATTTGGGTTAGAGAAGCTGAGCAAACTGCTTCTGTTGGGGAATTCACTATCAGGGGGGTTACCTAAAAGCATTGCTAAGTGCCAATCTTTAGTGAGGCTGAGACTGGGAGAGAATCAGCTTTCGGGTCAGATCCCCAAGGAGATAGGGCAGTTGCAAAATCTCGTGTTTCTTGATCTGTACATGAACCATTTCTCCGGCGGTTTGCCTTCGGAGATCGCTAATGTCACAGTTCTTGAGCTCTTGGATGTGCACAACAACTACTTAACCGGGGAGATACCGTCTAAGCTGGGAGAGCTCGTGAACTTGGAGCAGCTTGATCTCAGCAGAAACAGCTTCACCGGAGGAATCCCCTCCAGTTTTGGTAACTTTAGTTACTTGAACAAACTCATCCTGAACAACAATTTGCTCGCCGGGTCTATCCCGAAATCGATCAGATATCTGCAGAAGCTAACTCTTCTTGACTTGAGCTTCAACAGTCTTTCCGGGGCAATCCCACCTGAGATTGGCTATGTGACAAGCTTAACCATTAGTTTGGACCTGAGCTCGAATCAGTTCACCAGTGAAATCCCTGAGGCTGTGTCCGGTTTGACACAATTACAATCGCTTGATCTCTCTCGCAATATGCTTTACGGGAAGATCACAATTCTCAGTCTCCTTACTAGTCTCACTTCTCTGAATATCTCATACAATAATTTCTCAGGCCCTATTCCTGTAACACCCTTTTTCAGAACCCTATCTTCAAACTCATTCCTCGAGAACCCCAACCTTTGTGAATCTCTTGATGGCTCCACATGTTCATCGCGGCTAATTCACAGGAATGGATTGAAATCTGAAAAAACTATAGCTTTGGTAGCTATAATTCTAGCTTCCGTGATCATGGCAATCATCGCATCATGGATTGTTCTGACCCGAAACCACAAGTACATGTTAGAGAAATCCTTGGCTACTGCAGCTTCTTCTTCAGGAGCCGAGGACTTTTCCTATCCATGGACTTTTATTCCATTCCAAAAGCTTAGTTTCACAATCAACAACATCTTGGAATGCCTCAAAGACGAGAATGTGATTGGGAAAGGGTGTTCTGGGGTCGTATACAGGGCAGAAATGCCCAATGGTGACTTGATTGCTGTAAAAAAGCTGTGGAAGACAAAGAAGGATGAAGAACCGGTTGACTCTTTTGCTGCAGAAATTCAGATCCTTGGACACATAAGGCACCGTAACATAGTGAAACTCCTAGGCTACTGTTCCAACAAGAGTGTTAAGCTCCTTCTCTACAACTACATTTCCAATGGAAATCTGCAACAGCTCCTTCTGGGTAACCGGCATTTGGACTGGGAAACCCGATATAAGATTGCAGTTGGATCAGCTCAGGGACTAGCTTATCTTCATCATGACTGTGTTCCTGCAATCCTCCACAGAGATGTCAAGTGCAATAATATACTCCTAGATTCAAAGTTTGAGGCTTATCTAGCTGATTTCGGACTTGCAAAGCTAATGAACTCTCCTAATTACCACCATGCAATCTCTAGAGTAGCCGGGTCTTACGGATATATAGCTCCAG AATATGGATACACCATGAACATAACAGAGAAGAGCGATGTCTACAGTTATGGAGTGGTTCTGTTGGAGATCTTGACCGGGCGTAGTGCTGTTGAGCCCCAGGTCGGGGATGGACTTCACATCGTCGAgtgggtgaagaagaagatgggaagcTTTGAACCGGCTGTTACTATACTTGATTCGAAGCTACAGGGACTACCGGATCAGATAGTTCAAGAAATGCTTCAAACGCTTGGAATCGCAATGTTTTGTGTCAATTCCTCGCCAACTGAACGGCCTACCATGAAGGAAGTGGTGGCACTGCTAATGGAAGTGAAGAGTCCACCGGAAGAATGGGGAAAAACCTCTCAGCCCCTAATAAAACAGTCCTCAAACCAAAGCTga
- the LOC127808150 gene encoding embryogenesis-like protein, protein MLRLSANSLCKWLPARHFRRSPIPRSSFSSKPITTPNQFLSDSFSHPNAKKALHFVPPTSSNPSTQCRIGQTPRQYSVDTSKEVDTINLKFAEAREEIEAAMDSKETVYFDEEAVCARDAVKEVLEMYEGLLSKLPENEKAAIQRSMGLKIEQLKAELEQLND, encoded by the coding sequence ATGCTTCGTCTTTCAGCAAATTCGCTCTGCAAATGGCTCCCAGCCCGCCATTTTCGTCGATCCCCAATACCCAGATCTTCGTTTTCCTCGAAACCGATCACTACTCCAAATCAATTTCTTTCAGATTCCTTTTCACATCCAAACGCCAAGAAAGCCCTCCATTTTGTTCCACCAACAAGCTCAAACCCGTCGACCCAGTGCAGGATTGGCCAAACTCCGAGGCAATACAGTGTCGATACGAGCAAGGAGGTGGACACGATCAACCTGAAGTTCGCAGAGGCTAGAGAAGAGATCGAGgcagccatggactccaaagaaaCCGTGTATTTCGATGAAGAAGCTGTGTGTGCTCGGGACGCAGTTAAAGAGGTGTTGGAAATGTACGAAGGGTTGTTGTCGAAGTTGCCTGAGAATGAAAAGGCGGCAATACAGAGGTCCATGGGGCTGAAAATCGAGCAGTTGAAGGCTGAACTTGAACAGTTGAATGATTAG
- the LOC127807716 gene encoding uncharacterized protein LOC127807716, with product MARPFFVHRHLSGIPQAVAYAAASLLLCAFALFLCASHSLKWRRWRPCYGRGCNHDPVIQLNNEAMVAGFHFGNGEGSMPSSELSVWQRNILMGGKCQLPDFSGVIIYDAAGNVASPAKPSRALTWK from the coding sequence ATGGCTCGTCCATTTTTTGTGCATCGCCACCTATCAGGCATCCCCCAAGCAGTCGCCTATGCCGCAGCAAGCCTCCTCCTGTGCGCCTTCGCGCTCTTCCTGTGCGCTTCTCACTCGCTCAAGTGGCGTCGCTGGAGACCCTGCTACGGCCGTGGCTGCAACCACGATCCCGTCATACAACTCAACAACGAAGCGATGGTTGCCGGGTTCCACTTTGGCAATGGCGAAGGAAGCATGCCGAGCAGCGAGCTGTCGGTTTGGCAGAGGAACATTCTCATGGGTGGCAAGTGCCAGCTCCCGGATTTTTCTGGGGTCATCATATATGATGCTGCCGGGAATGTTGCTTCACCGGCCAAGCCTTCCAGGGCTCTCACCTGGAAATGA
- the LOC127808321 gene encoding DEAD-box ATP-dependent RNA helicase 39: MGFRYGGGTGRALLSLSLSPSVSVPARFSVSFSLLSTPKRFPLFKLPSPAPPPPPPPPTKPFIGFKPLCSAAGATEEALEPIKHSILLERLRTRHLRESSKSTQTRPPPEAAAEAGDGSRRKKKKGGALASSFEELGLTEEVMGALEEMGISVPTEIQSIGVPAVLQGQSVVLGSHTGSGKTLAYMLPLVQLLRQDEALHGMIIKPRRPRAVVLCPTRELSEQVFRVAKSISHHARFRSTMISGGGRLRPQEDSLNSPIDMVVGTPGRVLQHIEEGNMVYGDIKYLVLDEADTMFDRGFGPDIHKFLGPLKNRKLKLDDKGFQTILVSATMTKAVQKLIDEEFEGIVHLRTSTLHKKIASARHDFIKLSGSENKLEALLQVLEPSLAKGNKVMVFCNTLNSSRAVDHFLSENQISTANYHGDVPAEKRVENLQKFKSEAGDCPTLVCTDLAARGLDLDVDHVIMFDFPLNSIDYLHRTGRTARMGAKGKVTSLVAKKDLILASRIEEAIMKNESLESVTVDNVKRDIARAHITQQKNLKAVKVSNWKSKVKAAPVKSSSAHGKGSSAKKLSGTKSGKVSAPSKSAKAGVKPVKPLKSSSSSSSKRASSGSKRTTNSRKPGVAKTTTSKLNVVGFRGRSSSSNKTRRASI; this comes from the exons ATGGGATTCAGATATGGTGGGGGAACCGGAAGAGCTCTTCTAAGCCTCTCGCTCTCGCCTTCAGTTTCAGTCCCAGCCCGATTCTCCGtctccttctctcttctctctacACCCAAACGTTTCCCTCTCTTCAAACTGCCATCTCCggcgccgccgccgccgcctccgccGCCGACAAAACCTTTCATAGGCTTTAAGCCCCTATGCTCCGCCGCCGGCGCGACAGAGGAAGCATTGGAGCCTATAAAGCACTCTATCCTTCTGGAGAGGCTGAGAACCAGGCACCTCAGGGAGTCTTCGAAATCCACACAAACCAGGCCTCCGCCGGAGGCGGCTGCGGAGGCCGGTGATGGGtcgaggaggaagaagaagaaaggtggGGCCCTGGCGTCGAGTTTTGAGGAACTGGGGTTGACTGAGGAGGTGATGGGGGCGTTGGAGGAAATGGGTATTTCGGTTCCTACTGAGATTCAGAGCATTGGGGTTCCTGCTGTGCTGCAGGGCCAGAGTGTGGTGTTGGGTTCTCACACTGGCTCTGGCAAGACCTTAGCCTATATGTTGCCACTTGTTCAG TTACTGAGACAGGATGAAGCATTACACGGTATGATAATCAAGCCCAGACGTCCTCGAGCTGTTGTGCTATGCCCAACGAGGGAGCTGTCTGAGCAG GTGTTTCGTGTGGCAAAGTCTATCAGCCATCATGCACGATTCAGGTCTACCATGATAAGTGGTGGCGGCCGTTTAAGACCTCAGGAAGATTCACTGAACTCCCCAATTGACATGGTAGTGGGTACCCCTGGTCGAGTTCTTCAACATATTGAGGAGGGGAACATGGTTTATGGTGACATCAAGTACCTG GTTTTGGATGAGGCAGATACCATGTTTGATCGTGGCTTTGGCCCTGATATTCACAAGTTTCTTGGCCCCTTGAAAAATCGTAAATTAAAACTGGATGATAAAGGATTTCAGACTATTTTGGTCTCTGCAACAATGACAAAG GCAGTGCAAAAGCTGATTGATGAGGAGTTTGAAGGAATTGTACATCTGCGCACTTCAACATTGCATAAGAAGATTGCTTCTGCTCGCCATGATTTTATCAAACTGTCAGGTTCTGAGAACAAGCTGGAGGCATTGCTTCAG GTCCTTGAGCCAAGTTTAGCAAAGGGAAACAAAGTGATGGTGTTCTGCAACACATTGAATTCCAGTCGTGCTGTGGACCACTTCCTGAGTGAAAATCAAATCTCTACTGCTAATTATCATGGAGATGTTCCAGCAGAAAAGAG GGTTGAAAACCTCCAGAAGTTCAAGAGTGAGGCTGGAGATTGCCCCACGTTAGTCTGCACAGACTTGGCTGCTAGAGGACTGGACTTGGATGTGGATCATGTCATTATGTTCGATTTTCCTTTAAACTCT ATTGATTACCTCCATCGGACTGGGAGAACTGCTCGTATGGGTGCCAAAG GTAAAGTAACAAGTTTGGTTGCCAAGAAGGACCTGATTCTGGCGAGCCGGATTGAGGAGGCCATAATGAAGAATGAGAGCTTGGAATCCGTTACTGTAGACAATGTCAAGAGGGACATTGCCAGGGCCCACATAACTCAGCAGAAGAATTTGAAAGCCGTAAAAGTTTCAAACTGGAAAAGCAAGGTTAAAGCTGCACCGGTGAAATCATCCAGCGCCCATGGCAAAGGTTCATCTGCCAAAAAATTGTCAGGGACAAAATCGGGGAAAGTGTCTGCACCATCCAAATCTGCAAAAGCAGGTGTTAAACCAGTCAAGCCACTGAAATCTTCCAGTTCAAGTAGTTCAAAAAGGGCTTCTTCCGGTTCAAAAAGAACGACCAACAGCAGAAAGCCTGGTGTAGCAAAGACGACAACTTCAAAACTAAATGTGGTTGGGTTCAGGGGCCGGAGTTCTTCATCCAACAAGACTCGCAGAGCTTCAATTTAG
- the LOC127807715 gene encoding subtilisin-like protease 4, translated as MAFTPQITLFFLLISLSAELAKGSEAPSEVGSSHKREVQTYIVHVKKLESHVSSHRDDEVKSYHQSFLPAGTAVAASGSKEERLIYSYRHVISGFAARLSEEEVEAMKQKDGFLSARPERMYRLQTTHSPTFLGLHRGLGLWEDSNFGEGVIVGVLDGGVFPNHPSFGDEGMPPPPARWKGKCEFNASDCNKKLIGARSFDLAARAKGLGAEPPVDDDGHGTHTASTAAGAFVQNANALGNANGTAGGIAPRAHLAIYKVCFGPDCPDANVLAGLDAAVSDGVDVLSISLVDASQPLFQDNIAIGSFEAIRRGIFVSCSAGNSGPFEGTLSNEAPWILTVGASTIDRRIVATVKLGNGEEFDGESLFQPHDFPERLLPLVYSGSNGKPDSAFCGEGALNGTDVKGKVVLCERGGGIARISKGVEVKDAGGAAMILINGESDGFSTSADAHVLPASHVSYAAGLRITSYLNSTRTPAATVLFKGTAIGDSLAPVVASFSSRGPNLASPGILKPDIIGPGVSIIAAWNSPLDSNDNTLSNSFFNVMSGTSMSCPHLSGVAALLKSSHPHWSPAAIKSALMTSADLLNLQGKPILDQTLHTANAFATGAGHVNPSKANDPGLVYDIQPDDYIPYLCGLGYTDQQVTVIAHTPINCTEVTTIPQGQLNYPSFSVSLGPPQTFTRTVTNVGEAYSSYSAKVVAPRGVNVIVKPDKLVLSKVNQKATYSVTFSSKGEGTDKYAQGYLEWTSSKHLVRSVIAVSFE; from the coding sequence ATGGCTTTCACCCCACAAATCACCCTCTTTTTCCTGTTAATTAGCTTGTCCGCAGAGCTTGCAAAGGGAAGCGAAGCTCCATCTGAGGTTGGTTCGAGTCACAAGAGAGAGGTGCAGACTTACATTGTCCATGTCAAGAAGCTGGAGAGCCATGTTTCCAGCCACCGGGACGACGAGGTGAAGAGCTATCATCAGTCTTTTCTTCCAGCTGGAACTGCAGTAGCGGCTTCAGGCAGCAAGGAGGAGCGGTTGATTTATTCCTACCGGCATGTGATCAGTGGCTTTGCGGCGAGGCTGAGTGAGGAGGAGGTCGAGGCCATGAAACAGAAAGACGGGTTCCTTTCTGCCCGGCCAGAGAGGATGTACCGGCTGCAGACAACTCACAGCCCCACATTCCTAGGATTGCACCGAGGACTGGGGTTGTGGGAAGACTCGAATTTTGGGGAAGGGGTGATTGTTGGAGTACTAGATGGCGGAGTGTTTCCCAATCATCCTTCATTCGGCGATGAAGGGATGCCGCCGCCGCCTGCTAGATGGAAAGGGAAGTGCGAGTTCAACGCATCAGACTGCAACAAGAAGCTCATTGGAGCGAGGTCATTTGATCTCGCAGCCAGGGCAAAGGGATTGGGGGCTGAGCCACCGGTAGATGATGATGGCCATGGCACGCACACGGCGAGTACAGCTGCAGGGGCGTTTGTTCAGAATGCCAATGCACTTGGGAATGCCAACGGCACAGCAGGTGGGATAGCGCCCCGAGCTCACCTGGCGATTTATAAAGTGTGCTTCGGACCAGATTGTCCAGATGCTAATGTATTAGCGGGGCTGGACGCTGCTGTTAGTGATGGGGTTGATGTGCTCTCCATCTCACTGGTGGATGCTTCACAGCCTCTGTTTCAGGACAACATTGCGATAGGCTCGTTCGAAGCAATTCGACGTGGGATATTTGTAAGCTGTTCGGCTGGGAACTCTGGCCCTTTTGAAGGCACTCTATCAAACGAAGCACCATGGATTTTAACTGTGGGAGCAAGCACCATTGATAGAAGGATTGTCGCCACAGTGAAGCTAGGAAACGGGGAGGAATTCGATGGGGAGTCCTTGTTCCAGCCACACGACTTCCCCGAAAGATTACTGCCCCTGGTTTACTCTGGCTCCAATGGGAAACCGGACTCTGCCTTCTGCGGTGAGGGAGCCTTGAATGGCACTGACGTCAAAGGAAAGGTAGTATTGTGCGAGCGCGGTGGAGGGATAGCCAGGATATCTAAAGGAGTTGAAGTGAAAGACGCTGGTGGCGCCGCGATGATCCTGATCAACGGCGAATCTGATGGTTTCAGTACCTCAGCCGATGCTCATGTTCTTCCTGCAAGTCATGTGAGTTATGCAGCTGGCTTGAGAATCACATCGTATTTGAATTCAACAAGAACACCTGCGGCAACAGTTTTATTCAAAGGAACTGCAATTGGAGACTCGCTGGCTCCTGTCGTTGCTTCATTTTCGTCTAGAGGACCCAACTTGGCGAGCCCCGGGATTCTGAAACCCGATATTATTGGACCAGGAGTGAGCATTATAGCAGCCTGGAATTCCCCTCTTGACAGCAACGACAATACCCTTTCGAATTCCTTCTTCAATGTTATGAGTGGCACGTCGATGTCATGCCCCCATCTAAGCGGTGTTGCAGCTCTGCTCAAGAGCTCTCATCCTCACTGGTCTCCTGCAGCCATTAAATCAGCTTTAATGACTTCAGCCGATTTACTGAATCTTCAAGGCAAGCCAATTCTTGATCAAACACTCCATACAGCAAACGCATTCGCAACTGGCGCTGGCCATGTCAATCCATCAAAGGCTAACGATCCTGGGCTGGTTTACGACATCCAGCCGGATGACTATATACCTTACTTGTGTGGCCTCGGCTACACGGACCAGCAAGTCACCGTCATTGCCCACACACCAATCAACTGCACAGAAGTAACAACCATACCTCAAGGACAACTGAACTACCCTTCATTTTCTGTTTCATTGGGGCCGCCTCAAACGTTCACTAGGACTGTGACGAATGTTGGCGAGGCATATTCATCTTACTCTGCCAAGGTTGTAGCACCGCGTGGAGTCAATGTGATTGTCAAGCCTGATAAGCTTGTATTATCAAAGGTGAACCAGAAGGCGACCTATTCGGTTACCTTCAGCTCCAAAGGCGAGGGAACTGACAAGTATGCCCAAGGGTACCTCGAATGGACATCTTCCAAACACCTTGTTAGGAGTGTGATTGCTGTTAGCTTCGAGTGA
- the LOC127808341 gene encoding uncharacterized protein LOC127808341 translates to MAPSIFIAVQCCQCSTMQVKQQKKSSNKWSCVVCNQKQSLRKVFAQGFMAKDVRKFVQNFNMSRQCLEQSVDQTLVSVPEDAANRPSPGDYKRKRTDWSEYIDLEDNYDDRIADDREDVLEHKIVTESPKALFKQPKLSAYSSGLGTEDGDKGFKPVFSKRNSNRPVVSLDRKPRNCQPTVNGTLKWSDYKAQNEDLNCVDKERRNSPPSVNGTLKWRIHMTQEDRDSRMKPMLCQSSSAKVTSEWCGCITADNSQGRADYYQPGTIKGASKWDSYITKDDDEWELEGRRGFADHRGLGDGEFEAMPYDERVEDDIHPDFL, encoded by the exons ATGGCCCCCTCAATCTTCATCGCCGTTCAATGTTGCCAATGCTCTACGATGCag GTGAAACAACAGAAGAAGAGCAGCAACAAGTGGAGCTGCGTGGTCTGCAACCAGAAGCAATCGCTCCGGAAGGTGTTTGCCCAGGGTTTCATGGCCAAGGACGTCCGCAAATTCGTCCAGAATTTTAACATGTCCCGCCAATGCCTTGAACAATCCGTAGATCAAACCCTAGTTTCCGTCCCTGAAGACGCCGCCAATCGCCCCTCTCCCGGCGATTACAAAAGGAAGAGGACTGACTGGAGCGAGTACATCGATCTGGAGGATAATTACGATGACCGAATCGCCGACGACCGAG AGGATGTGCTCGAGCATAAGATTGTGACGGAGTCGCCCAAGGCATTGTTCAAACAGCCCAAGTTGAGCGCTTATTCAAGCGGTTTGGGCACTGAAGATGGTGACAAGGGATTCAAGCCTGTCTTCTCAAAGAGAAATTCCAATAGGCCTGTGGTTTCTTTAG ACAGGAAACCAAGAAACTGTCAGCCAACAGTTAATGGGACTCTCAAGTGGAGTGATTATAAAGCACAAAATGAAGACCTTAACTGTGTAGACAAAGAACGAAGAAATTCTCCACCTAGCGTCAATGGGACTCTAAAATGGAGAATTCACATGACACAAGAAGACAGGGATAGCAGGATGAAGCCAATGCTATGTCAGTCATCATCAGCCAAAGTAACATCAGAATGGTGTGGCTGTATAACTGCAGATAATAGTCAAGGCCGTGCAGATTATTATCAGCCAGGAACAATAAAAGGAGCTTCAAAATGGGACAGCTACATTACAaaggatgatgatgaatgggAGCTGGAAGGGAGGAGAGGATTTGCAGATCACAGAGGCCTAGGTGATGGTGAATTTGAAGCCATGCCCTATGATGAACGGGTAGAAGACGACATCCACCCTGATTTCCTGTGA